A region of Pyxidicoccus parkwaysis DNA encodes the following proteins:
- a CDS encoding ATP-binding cassette domain-containing protein has protein sequence MSSVRAHRVSFAFSDAVTVLSEVDFHLSAGWTGLVGANGAGKSTLLRLLSGELTPTEGHLQFEPPSPTVCLCPQEVEALTPDITAFAESWDSLARRLHGQLGLDVTALERWPTLSPGERKRWQVGAALAAEPHVLLLDEPTNHLDAEARTWLVAALRRFRGIGVVVSHDRSLLESLTTSTLRVHGGSARLWPGAYSAAQVHWEAERESEIAAYQGARAEQRRAAQLLDQARREQQAASANRHTRKRLKDKNDNDARSMGAKVVAGWAEDRAGQRVGVLRRELERVSEGVGEFVADKTVGRSVFVGYVRSPNPWLFTLDEPSLRAGDVELLGPVNLSVGREARVRIEGPNGAGKSTLVRALLERSRVPLEKVLYLPQDVSADEARATLDAVRELPPEERGRVLSLVAALGVDPERLLASEQPSPGEVRKLLIARGLGQHAWALVLDEPTNHLDLPSIERLEAALREYPGALLLVTHDAAFARACTSESWRVEHGRVEVTSG, from the coding sequence ATGTCATCCGTTCGCGCGCATCGCGTGTCGTTTGCCTTTTCTGACGCCGTCACCGTCCTCTCCGAAGTCGACTTCCACCTGTCCGCCGGCTGGACGGGCCTCGTCGGTGCCAATGGCGCCGGCAAGTCCACCCTCCTCCGCCTGCTGTCCGGTGAATTGACGCCCACGGAGGGGCACCTCCAATTCGAGCCGCCCTCGCCCACCGTCTGCCTCTGCCCGCAGGAGGTGGAGGCGCTGACGCCCGACATCACCGCGTTCGCCGAGTCGTGGGACTCGCTCGCGCGGCGGCTGCACGGGCAGCTGGGGCTGGACGTCACCGCGCTGGAGCGCTGGCCCACGCTGTCCCCGGGCGAGCGCAAGCGGTGGCAGGTGGGCGCGGCGCTCGCCGCGGAGCCCCACGTGCTGCTGCTGGACGAGCCCACCAACCACCTCGACGCGGAGGCGCGCACGTGGCTCGTGGCCGCGCTGCGGCGCTTCCGTGGCATCGGCGTCGTCGTGTCGCATGACCGCTCGCTGCTGGAGTCGCTCACCACGTCCACGCTGCGCGTGCATGGGGGCAGCGCGCGGCTGTGGCCCGGGGCGTACTCCGCCGCGCAGGTGCACTGGGAGGCGGAGCGCGAGTCGGAGATTGCCGCGTACCAGGGGGCCCGCGCGGAGCAGCGGCGCGCGGCGCAGCTGTTGGACCAGGCCCGCCGCGAGCAGCAGGCCGCCAGCGCCAACCGCCACACGCGCAAGCGGCTGAAGGACAAGAACGACAACGACGCGCGCTCCATGGGCGCGAAGGTGGTGGCGGGCTGGGCGGAGGACCGCGCGGGCCAGCGCGTGGGCGTGCTGCGCCGCGAATTGGAGCGCGTCAGCGAGGGCGTGGGCGAGTTCGTCGCGGACAAGACGGTGGGCCGCTCGGTGTTCGTGGGCTACGTGCGCTCGCCGAATCCGTGGCTCTTCACGCTCGACGAGCCGTCCCTGCGCGCGGGGGACGTGGAATTGCTCGGGCCCGTGAATCTGTCCGTGGGCCGGGAGGCGCGCGTGCGAATCGAGGGACCCAACGGCGCCGGGAAGAGCACGCTGGTGCGCGCGCTGCTGGAGCGCTCGCGGGTGCCGCTGGAGAAGGTGCTGTACCTGCCCCAGGACGTCAGCGCCGACGAGGCGCGGGCCACGCTGGACGCCGTGCGCGAGTTGCCTCCCGAGGAGCGCGGACGCGTGCTGTCACTGGTGGCCGCGCTCGGGGTGGACCCGGAGCGGCTGCTCGCCTCGGAGCAGCCGTCCCCGGGGGAGGTCCGCAAGCTGCTCATCGCGCGAGGCCTGGGACAGCACGCGTGGGCCCTGGTGCTGGACGAGCCCACCAATCACCTGGACCTGCCGTCGATTGAGCGACTGGAGGCGGCGCTTCGCGAGTACCCGGGTGCGCTGCTGCTCGTCACCCATGACGCGGCGTTCGCCCGTGCGTGCACGTCCGAGTCGTGGCGGGTGGAGCACGGGCGGGTGGAGGTGACCTCGGGATGA
- a CDS encoding SPFH domain-containing protein produces MDFLTVLLLIAAVVVGIALITGIRIVPQAKVMVVERLGRFHSVATSGLNILIPFLDSPRAFEMRAGNRYMRSNLVDLREQVMGFETVQVITHDNVNMEVGSVIYYQVVDPQKALYQVENLALAIEQLTMTNLRNIMGGLTLDQTLTSRETVNTKLRMVLDDATEKWGVKVTRVELREIEPPQAIKSAMAKQMTAERERRAEVTKAEGDKAAAILQAEGEKISRILRAEAERDAEIARAEGHKRAVMLEAEGKAEATRLLFEAIHQGRATPEVLALRYMETLQELGKGDNKMFIPYEATAALGAVSAIKDLFGETATKQQQRAPAAQAPRAQAPSAAALSAQAMARAAVPEATTLVGTPAVPVRRTRPASESQED; encoded by the coding sequence GTGGACTTCCTGACCGTATTGCTGCTCATCGCGGCCGTGGTGGTGGGCATCGCCCTCATCACCGGCATCCGCATCGTTCCGCAGGCCAAGGTCATGGTGGTGGAGCGGCTGGGACGGTTCCACAGCGTGGCCACCAGCGGGCTCAACATCCTGATTCCGTTCCTCGACAGCCCCCGGGCCTTCGAGATGCGCGCGGGCAACCGCTACATGCGCAGCAACCTGGTGGACCTGCGCGAGCAGGTCATGGGCTTCGAGACCGTCCAGGTCATCACCCACGACAACGTGAACATGGAGGTCGGCTCGGTCATCTACTACCAGGTCGTCGACCCCCAGAAGGCGCTGTACCAGGTGGAGAACCTGGCGCTGGCGATTGAGCAGCTCACCATGACGAACCTGCGCAACATCATGGGCGGGCTGACGCTGGACCAGACGCTCACCAGCCGCGAGACGGTGAACACCAAGCTGCGCATGGTGCTGGACGACGCGACGGAGAAGTGGGGCGTCAAGGTGACGCGCGTGGAGCTGCGCGAGATCGAGCCGCCCCAGGCCATCAAGTCCGCCATGGCCAAGCAGATGACCGCCGAGCGCGAGCGCCGCGCCGAGGTGACGAAGGCCGAGGGCGACAAGGCCGCCGCCATCCTCCAGGCCGAGGGCGAGAAGATTTCGCGAATCCTCCGCGCCGAGGCCGAGCGCGACGCGGAGATTGCCCGCGCCGAGGGCCACAAGCGCGCCGTCATGCTGGAGGCCGAGGGCAAGGCCGAGGCCACCCGCCTGCTCTTCGAGGCCATCCACCAGGGCCGCGCCACCCCCGAGGTGCTCGCGCTGCGCTACATGGAGACGCTCCAGGAGCTGGGCAAGGGCGACAACAAGATGTTCATCCCCTACGAGGCCACCGCCGCGCTGGGCGCCGTCTCCGCCATCAAGGACCTCTTCGGCGAGACGGCCACGAAGCAGCAGCAGCGCGCGCCCGCCGCCCAGGCTCCCCGCGCCCAGGCTCCCTCCGCCGCCGCGCTGAGCGCGCAGGCCATGGCCCGCGCCGCCGTCCCCGAGGCGACCACGCTGGTCGGCACGCCCGCCGTCCCCGTGCGCCGCACGCGCCCGGCCTCCGAGTCGCAGGAGGACTGA
- a CDS encoding NfeD family protein, producing the protein MDLTPTAWQLWMVAALVCGALEIKLSGFVMLWFALGALASSLAASLGLGINFQLFLFTAVSAVLFGASRTIFKNVFMRTASHLKTGIEAMLGQEAVVVEAIGEPHGGTVRINGELWMARSLSGGVPEGERVTVEQVEGLKLWVRRPSASLSVPVVEQKKKERG; encoded by the coding sequence ATGGACCTCACCCCCACTGCCTGGCAGCTCTGGATGGTCGCGGCGCTGGTCTGCGGAGCGCTCGAAATCAAGCTCTCGGGCTTCGTCATGCTCTGGTTCGCGCTGGGGGCGCTGGCGTCGTCGCTGGCCGCCTCGCTGGGCCTGGGCATCAACTTCCAGCTCTTCCTGTTCACCGCCGTGTCCGCCGTCCTCTTCGGGGCGTCGCGCACCATCTTCAAAAACGTTTTCATGCGCACCGCCTCGCATTTGAAGACAGGCATCGAGGCGATGCTGGGCCAGGAGGCGGTGGTGGTGGAGGCCATTGGCGAGCCCCATGGGGGCACCGTGCGCATCAACGGCGAGCTGTGGATGGCCCGCTCCCTGTCGGGGGGCGTGCCCGAGGGCGAGCGCGTCACGGTGGAGCAGGTGGAAGGACTCAAGCTTTGGGTGCGCCGCCCTTCGGCGTCGCTGTCGGTTCCCGTGGTGGAACAGAAGAAGAAGGAGAGGGGCTAA
- a CDS encoding alpha/beta fold hydrolase — protein MPFLSIRGAKLYYEDTGGPGEPVLFSHGLLWDSHLFSRQVEALKGRYRCISYDHRGQGRSEAPEDGKPIDLRTVYEDAVSVIQALRLAPCHFVGLSMGGFVGLRVAARHPELLSSLVLLDTSAGAELPSNLPRFRLLSAVTHWMGLGPVVDRIMRIYFGPTFMNDPARRAEREALRRQLASNPRAVWRAMDGVINRRSVEDELHRILTPTLILVGEEDAVTLPEMADRLHERIVGSRLLRLPHGGHMSNLEQPEAVNAAISSFLDEICEDQLQAV, from the coding sequence ATGCCGTTCCTGTCCATTCGTGGCGCGAAGCTCTACTACGAGGACACTGGAGGTCCCGGCGAGCCGGTGCTCTTCAGCCACGGGCTCCTATGGGACTCCCACCTGTTCTCCCGGCAGGTGGAGGCGCTGAAGGGCCGCTACCGCTGCATCAGCTATGACCACCGCGGGCAGGGCCGAAGCGAGGCGCCGGAGGACGGCAAGCCCATCGACCTGCGCACCGTCTACGAGGACGCGGTGTCCGTCATCCAGGCCCTGCGGCTGGCGCCGTGCCACTTCGTGGGCCTGTCCATGGGCGGCTTCGTGGGGCTGCGCGTCGCGGCGCGTCACCCGGAGCTGTTGAGCTCGCTGGTGCTGCTGGACACGTCGGCGGGCGCCGAGCTTCCGAGCAACCTGCCGCGCTTCCGCCTGCTCTCCGCGGTGACGCACTGGATGGGGCTGGGCCCGGTGGTGGACCGCATCATGCGCATCTATTTCGGGCCCACGTTCATGAATGACCCGGCGCGCCGGGCGGAGCGGGAAGCGCTGCGCCGGCAGCTCGCCAGCAACCCGCGCGCGGTGTGGCGGGCCATGGACGGCGTCATCAACCGGCGCAGCGTCGAGGATGAACTGCACCGCATCCTCACCCCCACGCTGATCCTCGTGGGCGAGGAGGACGCGGTGACGCTGCCGGAGATGGCGGACCGGCTGCACGAGCGCATCGTCGGCTCCCGGCTGCTCCGGCTGCCCCACGGCGGGCACATGAGCAACCTGGAGCAGCCCGAGGCGGTGAACGCCGCCATCTCCTCCTTCCTGGATGAGATCTGCGAGGACCAGCTCCAGGCGGTGTGA
- a CDS encoding sensor histidine kinase — protein MQPPRQSEERYRLAIQSVKDYAIFLLDTEGRVQTWNSGAEAIKGYSPGEIIGHSITRFYTPEDVADGRPQRLLGLAVRDGRVEDEGWRVRKDGSRFWADVVITALRDESGKLCGFSKVTRDLTAQRAAAEALRQSELRFRLLIQSVKDHAIFMLDPTGHVATWNTGAERINGYTPEEIIGQHFSRFYVPEEAASGKCERELETAVTEGKFEEEGWRVRKDGSRFWANVVIQPMWDTDGKLLGFAKVTRDLTERRNAEAERLRLAQAQEAIRLRDEFLSIASHELKTPLSAIQLQLQSLLHGGGEGLESRLRQKVGRALRSGGRLAELVETLLDVSRIATGRLVLSPRPFDLSRGVEEVVERFREHAELQGCDVHLQLEESVIGEWDPLRVEQVVTNLFSNALKYAAGSRVDLAVRAEGDKAILTVSDQGPGVPETERERIFGRFERAVSMRHFGGMGLGLYVARQIVEAHGGTIAIEGVEPHGARFVVTLPRAPKPAAAPG, from the coding sequence GTGCAGCCGCCCCGCCAGAGCGAGGAGCGCTACCGGCTCGCCATCCAGAGCGTGAAGGACTACGCCATCTTCCTGCTGGACACGGAGGGTCGGGTCCAGACGTGGAACTCGGGCGCCGAGGCCATCAAGGGCTACTCGCCCGGGGAGATCATCGGCCACTCCATCACCCGGTTCTACACGCCCGAGGACGTGGCGGATGGAAGGCCCCAGCGGCTCTTGGGCCTCGCCGTGCGGGACGGGCGCGTGGAGGACGAGGGCTGGCGGGTGCGCAAGGACGGCTCGCGCTTCTGGGCGGACGTGGTGATTACGGCGCTCCGGGACGAGTCCGGGAAGTTGTGTGGCTTCAGCAAGGTGACGCGGGATTTGACGGCGCAGCGCGCGGCGGCGGAGGCGCTTCGCCAGAGTGAGCTGCGCTTCCGCCTGCTCATCCAGAGCGTGAAGGACCACGCCATCTTCATGCTGGACCCGACGGGCCACGTGGCCACCTGGAATACGGGCGCCGAGCGCATCAACGGCTACACGCCCGAGGAGATCATCGGCCAGCACTTCTCCCGGTTCTACGTCCCCGAGGAGGCGGCGAGCGGCAAGTGCGAGCGGGAGCTCGAGACTGCCGTGACCGAGGGGAAGTTCGAGGAGGAGGGCTGGCGGGTGCGCAAGGACGGCTCGCGCTTCTGGGCGAACGTCGTCATCCAGCCGATGTGGGACACCGACGGGAAGCTGCTCGGCTTCGCGAAGGTGACGCGGGATTTGACGGAGCGGCGCAACGCGGAGGCGGAGCGCCTGCGGCTCGCGCAGGCGCAGGAGGCCATCCGCCTGCGTGACGAGTTCCTCTCCATCGCCTCGCACGAATTGAAGACGCCGCTGAGCGCCATCCAGTTGCAGCTCCAGAGCCTGCTGCATGGCGGAGGCGAAGGTCTGGAGTCCCGGCTGCGCCAGAAGGTGGGGCGCGCGCTGCGCAGCGGCGGGCGGCTGGCGGAGCTGGTGGAGACACTGCTGGACGTGTCGCGCATCGCCACGGGGCGGCTCGTGTTGAGCCCCCGCCCGTTCGACCTGTCGCGCGGCGTGGAGGAGGTCGTCGAGCGCTTCCGGGAGCACGCCGAGCTGCAGGGCTGTGACGTGCACCTCCAGTTGGAGGAGTCCGTCATCGGTGAGTGGGACCCGCTGCGCGTGGAGCAGGTGGTGACCAACCTCTTCTCCAACGCGCTCAAGTACGCGGCGGGGAGCCGGGTGGATTTGGCGGTGCGCGCCGAGGGGGACAAGGCCATCCTCACGGTGTCCGACCAGGGCCCGGGGGTGCCGGAGACCGAGCGGGAGCGCATCTTCGGCCGCTTCGAGCGCGCGGTCTCCATGCGTCACTTCGGCGGGATGGGGCTGGGGCTGTACGTGGCCCGGCAGATTGTCGAGGCGCACGGGGGCACCATCGCCATCGAAGGCGTGGAGCCCCACGGGGCCCGGTTCGTCGTCACCCTTCCTCGCGCGCCGAAGCCGGCGGCGGCTCCGGGCTAG
- a CDS encoding dihydrolipoyl dehydrogenase family protein, with protein sequence MLVIGAGPAGVSAALRAGALGARTALVTRGAFGGMAANDGPVPVRTLAHAARLLREARQMGAYGIEVGEPTLDYRRLLARAGEVVQEVRSHSALRGQLEAAGVVIHEHAGVARFVDAKSVETERGHRLRAGRIILCTGGVSRKLAVPGSELTETHSDAWALTSVPESMLVIGAGATGVQVASVFGAFGSRVDLFQRADRILTTEDADVSAAVAAAFRASGIGVHEGFGNIERFEQTPGGVRMTYSKDGVRQSAEASLAVIAVGWVADTSALNPGAAGVELDARGFVRVDSHLRTSAPGIYAAGDITGQMMLVPQALQAGFVAATNAVRGDVEELGNPVSPIGSFTDPEYAQVGLTEAQARAAGHDVVVAVAGFDASTRPIIDGRPAGFCKLVVHRARREVLGCHVVGERAVDLCQVAAIVIASNMKVSELARLPLSFPTYAGILGLAAARAAHALGLGAREEVDALGV encoded by the coding sequence AGGTGCCCTCGGAGCACGGACGGCCCTCGTCACGCGTGGCGCCTTCGGCGGCATGGCTGCGAACGACGGCCCCGTCCCGGTCCGCACGCTGGCGCATGCCGCACGGCTGCTTCGGGAGGCCCGCCAGATGGGCGCGTACGGCATCGAGGTGGGCGAGCCCACGCTGGACTACCGCCGGCTCCTCGCGAGGGCCGGTGAGGTGGTGCAGGAAGTCAGGAGCCACTCCGCGCTCCGCGGCCAGCTCGAGGCCGCGGGAGTCGTCATTCACGAACATGCCGGTGTGGCCCGCTTCGTCGATGCGAAGAGCGTGGAGACGGAGCGTGGCCACCGGCTCCGGGCAGGCCGCATCATCCTGTGCACAGGCGGGGTCAGCCGGAAGCTCGCGGTCCCCGGCTCCGAGCTGACGGAGACCCACAGCGATGCGTGGGCGCTCACGTCGGTGCCGGAGTCGATGCTGGTCATCGGCGCGGGAGCGACGGGGGTCCAGGTGGCGTCCGTCTTCGGCGCGTTCGGCTCGCGGGTGGACCTGTTCCAGAGGGCCGACCGCATCCTGACCACCGAGGACGCCGACGTGTCCGCCGCCGTAGCGGCCGCGTTCCGGGCCTCGGGCATCGGCGTGCACGAGGGCTTCGGCAACATCGAGCGCTTCGAGCAGACTCCCGGCGGAGTGCGGATGACGTACTCGAAGGATGGAGTCCGCCAGAGCGCGGAGGCTTCGCTGGCCGTCATCGCCGTCGGGTGGGTCGCCGACACTTCGGCGCTGAACCCGGGCGCGGCGGGAGTCGAGCTCGATGCGCGTGGCTTCGTGCGCGTCGATTCCCACCTCCGGACCTCCGCGCCGGGCATCTACGCGGCGGGAGACATCACGGGCCAGATGATGCTCGTCCCGCAGGCCCTGCAAGCGGGGTTCGTCGCCGCCACCAACGCCGTGCGCGGCGATGTCGAGGAGCTCGGCAACCCGGTGTCACCGATTGGCAGCTTCACCGACCCCGAGTATGCGCAGGTGGGGCTCACCGAAGCCCAGGCCCGAGCGGCGGGACATGACGTGGTGGTGGCGGTGGCCGGGTTCGACGCGTCCACCCGCCCCATCATCGACGGCCGTCCGGCCGGGTTCTGCAAGCTCGTCGTCCACCGCGCTCGCCGCGAGGTCCTCGGCTGCCACGTCGTCGGCGAGCGGGCCGTGGACCTCTGCCAGGTCGCGGCCATCGTCATCGCCTCGAACATGAAGGTGTCCGAGCTGGCCCGCCTCCCGCTCTCCTTCCCGACGTACGCGGGCATCCTCGGTCTCGCCGCCGCGCGAGCCGCCCACGCCCTGGGACTCGGAGCCAGGGAGGAGGTCGACGCGCTCGGCGTCTAG